The Enterococcus rotai genome includes a window with the following:
- a CDS encoding Gx transporter family protein, with the protein MSKLQKNIYISMLVAQGVIIGLIENMIPYPFAFAPGAKLGLANLITIIAIFTMRKRDSFFLVCMRLILTTLLGGTISTFFYSASGALLSYLGMLLIMQLGPKRVSIIGISAAGGFLHNVGQLLTTCFFAQSWAPMLYLPFLSFFGLLSGIAIGIAANYLLRHVQTLRQFQLNYESTTKHKWSQYFQ; encoded by the coding sequence ATGAGTAAATTACAAAAAAACATCTATATTTCCATGTTAGTCGCACAAGGTGTGATCATTGGATTGATTGAAAATATGATTCCTTATCCTTTTGCTTTTGCCCCTGGTGCTAAACTAGGACTGGCTAATCTAATTACCATCATTGCTATTTTTACAATGCGAAAAAGAGATAGTTTCTTTTTGGTCTGTATGCGTCTAATTTTAACGACACTGCTTGGCGGAACGATTTCCACTTTCTTTTATAGCGCCAGTGGTGCCTTACTTAGCTATTTAGGAATGCTACTCATCATGCAGTTAGGTCCTAAACGCGTCAGCATTATTGGAATTAGTGCGGCAGGTGGATTTTTACACAATGTTGGGCAATTATTAACCACTTGTTTCTTTGCTCAATCATGGGCTCCTATGCTTTATCTGCCTTTCCTTTCTTTTTTCGGCTTATTATCCGGAATTGCAATCGGGATTGCAGCAAATTACCTACTGCGCCACGTTCAAACTCTACGCCAATTTCAGCTAAATTACGAATCAACAACCAAACATAAATGGAGCCAATATTTTCAATAA
- a CDS encoding CtsR family transcriptional regulator, which yields MSNQNTSDLIEAYLKKILEESSKIEIRRAEMAHLFNCVPSQINYVINTRFTIQRGYSVESKRGGGGYIRIAKVQISDSDQLLKQIAQFTGNELSEKDALIFIQKLYEEEVITKREGNLMLSVLGKQVLGKAGSNEDYLRAQLMHSFLERLSYEEE from the coding sequence ATGAGTAATCAAAATACTTCGGATTTAATAGAAGCATATCTAAAGAAGATTCTTGAAGAGAGCAGTAAAATTGAGATTCGCAGAGCCGAAATGGCTCATTTATTCAATTGTGTTCCATCCCAGATTAATTATGTTATCAATACACGCTTTACAATTCAACGCGGCTATTCTGTTGAAAGTAAACGTGGTGGCGGTGGTTACATTCGAATCGCCAAGGTTCAAATTTCTGATAGTGATCAATTGTTAAAACAGATTGCTCAGTTTACAGGCAATGAACTTTCAGAAAAAGATGCACTGATTTTTATACAAAAGTTGTACGAAGAAGAAGTGATCACCAAAAGAGAAGGAAACCTGATGTTGTCAGTTCTTGGAAAACAAGTTCTAGGCAAAGCAGGATCAAATGAAGATTATTTACGTGCTCAATTGATGCATTCATTTTTAGAACGTTTGAGTTACGAGGAGGAATGA
- the gor gene encoding glutathione-disulfide reductase, translated as MTKQYDYIVIGGGSGGIASANRAGMHGAKVLLIEAADIGGTCVNVGCVPKKVMWQASSMMEMIKRDTAGYGMDVEVKSFSFEKLVQNREAYIDNLHAAYHRGLDSNNVEVLAEYATFVDDHTVEAGGERYTAPNILIATGGRPKKLGIPGEEYAIDSNGFFALEELPKRVVFVGAGYIAAELAGTIHGLGSETHWAFRKDRPLRGFDEMLSEKVVEHYAEDGMHIYPHSTPRSIEKFESGELMITFENGTKITADSIVFGTGRQPNTDTLGLENTHVELTDQGYVKVDKFQNTTQTGIYAVGDVIGKIDLTPVAIAAGRRLSERLFNGKENEYLDYETIPTVVFTHPTIATVGLTEKEAEEKYGDENIKIYQSTFTPMYFALGEYRQKCDMKLVCVGEEEKIVGLHGIGLGVDEMLQGFAVAIKMGATKKDFDNTVAIHPTGSEEFVTMR; from the coding sequence ATGACAAAACAATATGATTATATCGTAATCGGCGGTGGCAGTGGTGGAATTGCTTCTGCTAATCGTGCAGGGATGCACGGGGCCAAGGTTTTATTGATTGAAGCGGCTGATATTGGCGGAACTTGTGTGAATGTTGGTTGTGTCCCTAAAAAAGTAATGTGGCAAGCAAGCTCAATGATGGAAATGATCAAACGAGATACAGCAGGGTATGGAATGGATGTAGAGGTAAAATCCTTCAGCTTTGAAAAGCTCGTTCAAAATCGTGAGGCGTACATTGATAATCTACATGCGGCTTACCATCGTGGGTTAGATAGTAATAATGTAGAAGTTTTAGCAGAGTATGCAACGTTTGTTGATGATCACACAGTCGAAGCAGGAGGCGAACGTTATACAGCTCCTAATATTTTGATTGCAACTGGTGGACGTCCTAAAAAATTAGGAATTCCAGGTGAAGAATATGCGATCGATTCTAATGGCTTTTTTGCTTTAGAAGAATTACCAAAACGAGTAGTCTTCGTTGGAGCAGGCTACATAGCTGCTGAACTTGCTGGAACTATTCACGGATTAGGATCTGAGACACATTGGGCATTTAGAAAAGACCGTCCATTACGAGGTTTCGATGAAATGTTATCAGAAAAAGTAGTTGAGCATTATGCTGAAGATGGCATGCATATTTATCCTCATTCAACTCCTCGTTCGATTGAAAAGTTTGAATCAGGAGAATTGATGATCACTTTTGAAAACGGCACTAAAATCACAGCTGATAGTATTGTATTTGGAACTGGTCGTCAACCTAATACAGATACGTTAGGGCTAGAAAATACACATGTTGAGCTGACAGATCAAGGCTATGTAAAAGTGGACAAATTCCAGAATACAACACAAACTGGTATTTACGCTGTTGGCGATGTGATTGGCAAAATTGATTTAACACCCGTGGCGATTGCTGCAGGACGAAGATTATCAGAGCGTTTATTCAACGGGAAAGAAAATGAGTATTTAGATTATGAAACAATTCCGACTGTGGTCTTTACGCACCCAACAATTGCTACAGTTGGTTTAACTGAAAAAGAAGCCGAAGAAAAATATGGGGATGAAAATATCAAAATCTACCAATCGACTTTTACACCAATGTATTTTGCTTTGGGTGAGTATCGTCAAAAATGCGATATGAAACTAGTGTGTGTCGGCGAAGAAGAGAAAATCGTTGGACTGCATGGGATTGGCTTAGGGGTTGATGAAATGTTGCAAGGTTTTGCAGTAGCAATCAAAATGGGGGCTACGAAAAAAGATTTTGATAATACTGTGGCAATTCACCCGACAGGTTCGGAAGAATTTGTAACGATGAGATAA
- a CDS encoding NusG domain II-containing protein produces the protein MDIKEFVKKSYIRPWDIVIIVFLILSSFLPLAVFSMQNTAQDDATKQAVLKVDGEVIKVFDLKEGGPTYTYKYEDSDGDYNLIEVSGDKIRMVESNCGDQICVQRGWISKAGETPIACLPHNLFITVEASDGSEDGSLIY, from the coding sequence ATGGACATCAAAGAATTTGTCAAAAAAAGCTATATACGTCCGTGGGATATTGTAATCATTGTTTTCTTGATTCTCAGTTCTTTCTTGCCCCTTGCAGTATTTAGCATGCAAAACACTGCACAAGATGACGCGACAAAACAAGCAGTACTAAAAGTGGATGGTGAAGTAATCAAAGTCTTCGATTTAAAAGAAGGTGGCCCCACATATACATACAAATACGAAGACTCTGATGGAGACTATAACTTGATCGAAGTCAGTGGTGATAAAATCCGCATGGTAGAATCAAATTGCGGAGATCAAATTTGCGTACAACGAGGTTGGATATCTAAAGCAGGAGAAACACCTATTGCCTGTTTGCCCCATAATTTATTCATCACAGTTGAGGCTTCTGATGGGAGTGAGGATGGCAGTTTGATTTATTAA
- a CDS encoding peptidase U32 family protein, whose translation MTNERTLKRPEVLAPAGTLEKLKTAIHYGADAVYIGGNAYGLRSRAGNFTKEDMIEGVAFANEHGAKVYVAANMVTHEGNQEGAGDFFREIRDVGISAVIVSDPALIEICAAEAPGLPIHLSTQASATNYETLEFWKNEGLERVVLAREVSMDEVAEIRKNTDVEIEAFIHGAMCISYSGRCTLSNHMSMRDANRGGCSQSCRWKYELYDMPFGAERTSLTDKGEVEEEFSMSAVDMAMIQHIPELIQNGVDSFKIEGRMKSIHYVSTIANVYKKAVDTYMEDPENYECKQEWIDELWKVAQRELSTGFYYHVPTDEEQLFGERRKIPQYKFIGEVMAYDPETKVATIRQRNHFSVGDEIEFYGPGFKHFHQTVDVMYNEEDESIDRAPNPMMILTMPVEEPVVVGDMIRKKK comes from the coding sequence ATGACAAATGAACGAACACTGAAGCGTCCTGAGGTCTTAGCACCAGCAGGGACGCTAGAAAAACTAAAAACAGCTATTCACTATGGCGCCGATGCAGTCTATATTGGTGGCAATGCTTACGGTCTACGTAGTCGTGCAGGAAATTTCACAAAAGAAGATATGATTGAAGGAGTAGCTTTCGCCAACGAACATGGAGCAAAAGTTTATGTAGCAGCAAATATGGTTACGCATGAAGGAAATCAAGAAGGAGCAGGAGACTTTTTCAGAGAAATTCGTGATGTTGGGATTTCAGCAGTCATTGTTTCTGATCCAGCTTTGATTGAAATTTGTGCAGCGGAAGCGCCAGGCTTGCCGATCCATTTATCTACACAAGCATCAGCGACAAACTATGAAACATTAGAGTTTTGGAAAAACGAAGGATTAGAACGTGTGGTGTTAGCACGTGAAGTATCAATGGACGAAGTCGCAGAAATCCGCAAAAATACAGATGTGGAAATTGAAGCGTTTATTCATGGGGCAATGTGTATTTCTTATTCTGGTAGATGTACGTTGTCTAATCATATGTCGATGCGGGATGCGAATCGTGGTGGTTGTTCACAATCTTGTCGTTGGAAATACGAGCTTTATGATATGCCTTTTGGCGCTGAACGTACAAGTTTGACTGATAAAGGTGAAGTTGAAGAAGAATTTTCGATGAGCGCAGTGGATATGGCAATGATCCAACATATTCCTGAATTGATCCAAAATGGTGTTGATAGCTTTAAAATCGAAGGCCGAATGAAGTCGATTCACTACGTTTCTACAATAGCAAATGTCTACAAAAAAGCGGTTGATACGTATATGGAAGATCCTGAAAATTATGAGTGCAAACAAGAATGGATCGATGAGCTTTGGAAAGTAGCGCAAAGAGAGCTTTCAACTGGTTTTTATTACCATGTACCAACCGATGAAGAACAGTTATTTGGAGAACGTCGCAAGATCCCGCAATATAAATTTATCGGGGAAGTGATGGCGTATGATCCCGAAACAAAAGTCGCAACGATTCGTCAAAGAAATCATTTTAGTGTAGGCGACGAAATTGAATTTTACGGTCCTGGGTTCAAACACTTCCATCAAACAGTAGATGTTATGTATAATGAAGAGGACGAGTCAATCGATCGAGCACCAAATCCAATGATGATTTTAACAATGCCAGTTGAAGAACCAGTAGTAGTTGGTGATATGATTCGTAAAAAGAAATAA
- a CDS encoding NAD(P)/FAD-dependent oxidoreductase, with protein MTKQKIVVVGAGYAGVSATKFLAKKLKKDSDVEITLIDRHSYHTMMTELHEVAGGRVEPSAIQYDLQRLFSRKKNVTLVTDTVTGIDKDKKVVQTELGSYEFDQLIIGMGGEPNDFGTPGVKEHGFTLWSFENSLKIREHILETVEKAAIEPDPEVRKAMLTFVVCGSGFTGIEMVGELIDWKDRLAKEFKLDPNEFTLMVVEAMPTILNMLSRNDAAKAERYLEKKNVKLLLNAPIVEVAADHIKLKDGSTVPTHTLIWTAGVKATSDAADFGLESARGNRLIANEYMQAKGYEDKNIYIVGDLVYYEEFPETPTPQIVQAAEQTGHTAAANIVADIKGSEKHKFKGNYQGFMVSVGAKWGVANLFDKIHLSGFLAIIMKHIVNLKYFFDIRSGYYMFQYIMHEFFHIKDDRNVTRGHSSRYGNVLWSVPLRVFYGMVWLVESMKKIVGTGDYLKPSTWFGDGSWFTDKVAFPFPWLQEQVTTGASAAGGGAEATETTAKAAQFGLSYAYGEEPMQVFDHMPKWFESVMKFMMPNQEVALFMQKFMTIVEVLIALALIAGLFTWLSSAATIGLTIAFCLSGMFYWVNIWFIFVAFALMNGSGRALGLDRWVIPWVQRTLGKWWYGTPKSRYGSK; from the coding sequence ATGACAAAGCAAAAAATTGTCGTTGTGGGAGCTGGTTATGCTGGAGTTTCAGCTACTAAATTTTTAGCCAAAAAATTGAAAAAAGATTCTGACGTTGAGATTACTTTAATTGATCGTCATTCTTACCACACCATGATGACTGAGCTGCACGAAGTAGCCGGAGGACGCGTTGAGCCTTCAGCCATTCAGTACGATCTACAACGTTTATTCTCACGTAAAAAGAATGTCACTCTTGTAACTGACACTGTAACTGGTATCGATAAAGACAAAAAAGTTGTTCAAACAGAGTTAGGTTCTTATGAATTTGACCAATTGATTATCGGTATGGGTGGCGAGCCAAATGATTTTGGTACTCCTGGGGTTAAAGAACATGGTTTTACTCTATGGTCTTTTGAAAACTCTCTGAAAATTCGTGAACATATCTTGGAAACAGTTGAAAAAGCAGCAATCGAACCAGATCCAGAAGTTCGTAAAGCGATGCTAACATTTGTTGTCTGTGGTTCAGGATTTACTGGTATTGAAATGGTCGGCGAATTGATCGACTGGAAAGATCGTCTTGCAAAAGAATTTAAACTTGACCCTAATGAATTTACTTTAATGGTCGTTGAAGCAATGCCGACAATCTTAAACATGCTTTCTCGTAATGATGCAGCAAAAGCTGAACGTTACTTAGAGAAGAAAAATGTGAAATTGTTGCTTAACGCACCAATCGTTGAAGTAGCTGCAGATCATATCAAATTAAAAGATGGTTCTACAGTTCCAACACACACATTGATCTGGACTGCTGGTGTTAAAGCAACTTCTGACGCTGCTGACTTCGGTTTAGAGTCAGCTCGTGGTAATCGTTTGATTGCAAATGAATACATGCAAGCGAAAGGCTACGAAGACAAAAACATTTATATCGTTGGTGACTTGGTCTATTACGAAGAATTCCCTGAAACACCGACACCACAAATCGTTCAAGCTGCTGAACAAACAGGTCATACAGCTGCGGCAAATATCGTAGCGGACATCAAAGGCAGTGAAAAACACAAATTCAAAGGAAATTATCAAGGATTCATGGTTTCTGTTGGCGCTAAATGGGGTGTCGCAAACTTATTTGATAAAATCCACCTGAGCGGTTTCTTAGCGATCATCATGAAACACATCGTTAACTTGAAATATTTCTTTGACATCCGTTCTGGTTATTACATGTTCCAATATATTATGCACGAATTCTTCCATATTAAAGATGACCGTAATGTAACACGTGGACATTCTTCACGTTATGGTAATGTTTTATGGAGCGTTCCTTTACGTGTATTCTACGGTATGGTTTGGTTAGTCGAATCGATGAAGAAAATTGTCGGTACTGGCGATTACTTGAAACCAAGCACTTGGTTTGGTGATGGTTCATGGTTTACTGATAAAGTTGCCTTCCCATTCCCTTGGTTACAAGAACAAGTAACAACAGGTGCATCTGCTGCAGGTGGTGGTGCTGAAGCAACTGAAACAACAGCTAAAGCTGCTCAGTTTGGTTTAAGCTATGCATACGGTGAAGAACCAATGCAAGTGTTCGATCATATGCCTAAATGGTTCGAAAGTGTTATGAAATTCATGATGCCTAACCAAGAAGTGGCATTGTTCATGCAAAAATTCATGACAATCGTTGAAGTACTAATTGCTTTAGCATTGATCGCTGGATTATTCACTTGGTTAAGTAGCGCTGCTACAATTGGTTTAACAATTGCCTTCTGTCTTTCAGGTATGTTCTATTGGGTAAACATTTGGTTTATCTTTGTAGCCTTCGCTTTAATGAATGGTTCTGGACGTGCACTTGGTTTAGACCGCTGGGTTATCCCTTGGGTTCAACGTACACTAGGTAAATGGTGGTACGGAACACCTAAGTCCAGATATGGCAGTAAATAA
- a CDS encoding ATP-dependent Clp protease ATP-binding subunit: MDELFTESAKAVLAIAQEEAKYFRHQSVGSEHLLLALVLEPNGIAGKSLRQLNADKNDIREEIEHLTGYGTVKAYPKGSYLPYSPRAKQIFAYAGDEAKRLGAPNIGTEHILLGLLRDEDILASRILLNLGLSLSKMRQLLMKKIGITDPQMSGNVGRRRNNQAQKATPKGTPTLDSLARDLTKLAREKNLDPVVGRSQEVRRLIQILSRRTKNNPVLVGEPGVGKTAIAEGLAQKIVNGEVPEDMQEKRLMMLDMGALVAGTKYRGEFEDRLKKVIDEIYQDGEVILFIDELHTLIGAGGAEGAIDASNILKPALARGELQTIGATTLDEYQKYIEKDSALERRFARVQVDEPTPEEAEEILKGLRSRYEEHHGVEITDDALHAAVQLSVRYINSRQLPDKAIDLMDESSAKVRLDLADEPSEINNLRLEIARLVQEKEEAIQSQSFESAARLRQKEKKLARKLENILLLEEKEASGYANRVTEEDVANVVSQWTGVPLQQLEKKESERLLELESILHHRVVGQDEAVQAVSRAIRRARSGLKDPNRPIGSFMFLGPTGVGKTELAKALAETMFGSEDALVRVDMSEFMEKYSTSRLIGSPPGYVGYEEGGQLTEKIRQKPYSVILLDEVEKAHPDVFNILLQVLDDGHLTDSKGRKVDFRNTILIMTSNIGATAIRDEKNVGFNVQDLTKDYGAMQKRIMEELKKAFRPEFLNRVDETVVFRSLDQEEIHEIVKIMSKSIIQRLREQDVNVKITAAAIEVIGKVGFDPEYGARPIRRALQKEVEDRLSEALLSGQIHLGDKVTIGASKGKITLNVKSPKPEQVLQTI, encoded by the coding sequence ATGGATGAATTATTTACAGAAAGTGCCAAGGCAGTCTTAGCCATTGCACAAGAAGAAGCAAAATATTTTAGGCATCAATCTGTTGGATCAGAGCATTTGCTATTGGCATTAGTTTTGGAGCCAAATGGAATTGCTGGGAAATCATTGCGCCAGTTGAATGCTGATAAAAACGATATTCGTGAAGAAATCGAACACTTAACGGGTTATGGTACTGTAAAAGCCTATCCTAAAGGTTCATACTTGCCTTATTCTCCTCGTGCAAAGCAAATTTTTGCATATGCTGGTGATGAAGCCAAGCGTTTAGGTGCACCAAATATTGGTACAGAACATATTTTATTAGGGTTATTAAGAGATGAAGATATACTAGCATCACGTATTTTATTGAATCTGGGCTTAAGTTTATCCAAAATGCGCCAGCTTTTAATGAAAAAAATCGGTATAACAGATCCACAAATGAGTGGTAATGTAGGACGTCGAAGAAATAATCAAGCTCAAAAGGCAACGCCAAAAGGAACACCAACATTAGATTCGTTAGCACGTGATTTAACAAAATTAGCTCGTGAAAAAAATCTTGATCCAGTAGTTGGACGTTCACAAGAAGTTAGACGTTTGATTCAAATTTTAAGCCGTCGTACAAAAAATAACCCTGTTTTAGTTGGAGAACCTGGTGTTGGTAAAACAGCGATTGCTGAAGGGTTAGCACAAAAAATCGTAAATGGTGAAGTGCCAGAAGATATGCAAGAAAAACGCTTGATGATGTTGGATATGGGCGCTTTAGTAGCTGGTACTAAGTATCGTGGAGAGTTTGAAGATCGTCTCAAAAAGGTAATCGATGAGATTTACCAAGATGGCGAAGTCATTTTATTTATTGATGAATTGCATACTCTGATTGGTGCAGGTGGTGCTGAAGGTGCAATCGATGCATCAAATATTTTAAAACCAGCACTTGCAAGAGGTGAGTTGCAAACAATCGGTGCAACAACATTAGATGAATATCAAAAGTATATCGAAAAAGATTCTGCTTTAGAACGACGCTTTGCTCGTGTACAAGTTGATGAACCAACACCAGAAGAGGCAGAAGAGATTCTAAAAGGGTTACGATCTCGATATGAAGAACATCATGGTGTGGAGATTACAGATGATGCACTTCATGCAGCAGTTCAATTATCTGTACGCTATATCAATTCTCGTCAGTTACCAGATAAAGCAATCGATTTGATGGATGAGTCTTCAGCTAAAGTTCGCTTGGATTTAGCGGATGAACCTTCTGAAATCAATAACTTACGTTTAGAAATTGCTCGTTTGGTTCAAGAAAAAGAAGAAGCCATTCAATCTCAGTCTTTTGAAAGCGCAGCTAGATTACGTCAAAAAGAGAAAAAATTAGCTCGAAAATTAGAAAATATTCTCTTATTAGAAGAAAAAGAGGCTTCTGGTTACGCAAATCGGGTAACAGAAGAAGATGTTGCGAATGTTGTTTCACAATGGACAGGTGTACCTTTACAGCAATTAGAGAAAAAGGAAAGTGAACGATTGCTTGAATTGGAAAGTATCTTACATCATCGAGTAGTCGGACAAGATGAAGCGGTTCAAGCTGTGTCGCGTGCGATTCGCAGAGCCCGTAGTGGTTTGAAAGATCCAAATCGACCAATTGGTTCATTTATGTTTTTAGGACCAACCGGTGTTGGTAAAACAGAACTTGCAAAAGCTTTAGCTGAAACCATGTTTGGTAGTGAGGATGCTCTTGTTCGGGTAGATATGTCTGAGTTTATGGAAAAATACAGTACTAGTCGTTTGATTGGTTCCCCTCCAGGTTACGTCGGGTATGAAGAAGGCGGTCAGTTAACCGAAAAAATTCGTCAAAAACCGTATTCTGTTATTTTACTGGATGAGGTAGAAAAAGCTCATCCTGATGTCTTCAATATCTTGTTACAAGTGTTGGACGATGGTCACTTAACAGATTCTAAAGGACGAAAAGTAGACTTTAGAAATACAATTTTGATTATGACATCAAACATTGGCGCAACGGCGATTCGTGATGAAAAAAATGTTGGTTTCAATGTTCAGGATCTAACGAAAGATTACGGTGCAATGCAAAAACGGATCATGGAAGAGCTGAAAAAAGCCTTCCGCCCAGAATTTTTGAACCGTGTGGATGAAACAGTTGTTTTCCGTTCATTGGATCAGGAAGAAATTCACGAAATCGTGAAAATCATGAGTAAATCGATTATTCAGCGTTTAAGAGAACAGGATGTTAATGTAAAAATCACAGCAGCAGCGATTGAAGTGATTGGAAAAGTCGGTTTTGATCCAGAATACGGTGCACGCCCAATTCGTAGAGCTTTACAAAAAGAAGTAGAAGATCGTTTAAGTGAAGCATTACTTTCTGGTCAAATTCATCTTGGAGATAAAGTGACGATTGGCGCAAGTAAGGGCAAGATTACATTAAATGTTAAATCACCCAAACCAGAGCAAGTATTACAAACAATTTAA
- a CDS encoding peptidase U32 family protein yields the protein MIELIATAESVEQADALLAVGVDTLYIGEEMFGLRLPTSFSREEQRIITEKAHHAGKKVTVALNGIMHPEKMKKVPEYLTFLQEINVDQITVGDPGVVFVLQRDGIDIPYIYDGETLVTSSRQINFWAKRGSIGAVLAREVPFEEMKAMKDNLMVPAEVLVYGATCIHQSKRPLLQNYYNFTKNDESASKERGLFISEPKKEETHYSIYEDSHGTHIFADNDVNLIGELDKLHEHNYTKWKLDGIYAPGENFVNVAKLFADAKEKIEAGLWSSEQAQVAIEQIEALHPENRGLDIGFFDLDPDEIK from the coding sequence ATGATAGAACTTATTGCGACTGCTGAATCTGTTGAACAAGCAGATGCGTTATTAGCAGTAGGGGTAGATACTTTATACATTGGAGAAGAGATGTTCGGGTTGCGTTTGCCAACGTCATTTTCTCGTGAGGAACAGCGTATTATTACAGAAAAGGCCCATCATGCAGGAAAAAAAGTGACTGTTGCGCTAAATGGGATCATGCATCCGGAAAAAATGAAGAAGGTCCCGGAATATTTGACTTTTTTACAAGAAATCAATGTTGATCAAATAACTGTTGGAGATCCAGGGGTAGTATTTGTTTTGCAGCGTGATGGAATCGATATTCCGTATATTTATGATGGAGAAACCTTAGTAACTAGCTCTCGTCAAATTAATTTCTGGGCAAAACGTGGATCGATCGGTGCAGTTTTGGCTCGTGAAGTTCCTTTTGAAGAAATGAAAGCAATGAAGGATAATTTGATGGTTCCAGCTGAGGTCCTTGTGTATGGTGCTACATGTATTCATCAATCAAAACGACCATTGTTGCAAAATTACTATAATTTTACTAAAAATGATGAATCAGCCAGTAAAGAGCGTGGCCTATTTATATCTGAGCCTAAAAAAGAAGAAACGCACTATTCCATTTATGAAGACAGTCATGGTACCCATATTTTTGCAGATAATGATGTAAATTTAATTGGTGAATTGGACAAGCTTCATGAACATAATTACACAAAGTGGAAGCTTGATGGCATTTATGCGCCTGGAGAAAATTTTGTGAACGTTGCAAAGCTATTTGCAGATGCTAAGGAAAAAATAGAAGCTGGACTTTGGTCGAGTGAGCAAGCACAAGTGGCAATTGAACAAATAGAAGCTCTTCATCCAGAAAATCGTGGTTTAGATATCGGGTTCTTTGATTTGGATCCAGACGAGATAAAATAA
- a CDS encoding polyprenyl synthetase family protein, whose product MNIHPMWKKYPELAKELNNTLKLMENSVDLKNKDVEDAVMSMIHSGGKLLRPAYQLLFSQFGEKREPKKAVALAAAIELLHTATLIHDDIVDDADIRRSLPTIRSQFGNSTAVYAGDYLFVSCFKLLADYSSSLKSIQLNSRSMEKILSGELGQMDNRYNLDMTIDQYLENISGKTAELFSLSCFVGAYESGTTERFAKNCGKIGENIGIAFQIIDDVLDYTQSPEQIGKPVLEDVRQGIYSLPLLYALEDGRDTLLPYLKKGETLTDSETNKIYELVHSFGGVEKAQKLAQKYTQQALKGIQKLPETSSKAKDELLEITQAILARTN is encoded by the coding sequence ATGAACATTCATCCCATGTGGAAAAAATATCCTGAACTAGCAAAAGAATTAAACAATACGTTAAAATTGATGGAAAATAGTGTTGATCTAAAAAATAAAGATGTCGAAGATGCAGTCATGTCGATGATCCATTCCGGCGGTAAGTTACTTCGTCCAGCTTATCAGCTTTTATTTTCACAGTTTGGCGAAAAAAGAGAACCCAAAAAGGCTGTTGCTTTAGCGGCAGCGATTGAATTATTGCACACTGCAACATTGATTCATGACGATATCGTAGACGATGCTGATATCAGACGTAGTTTACCAACTATTCGTTCTCAATTTGGCAATAGCACAGCTGTTTATGCGGGTGATTATTTGTTTGTCAGCTGTTTCAAGTTACTTGCTGACTACTCTTCTTCTTTAAAAAGTATCCAGTTAAATTCACGGAGTATGGAAAAAATATTAAGTGGTGAGCTGGGACAAATGGATAATCGTTATAATCTTGATATGACGATTGATCAATACTTAGAAAATATTTCTGGTAAAACTGCTGAACTTTTTTCACTAAGCTGCTTTGTTGGCGCTTATGAAAGTGGAACAACTGAACGTTTTGCCAAAAATTGCGGAAAAATCGGTGAAAACATTGGGATTGCTTTTCAAATTATCGATGACGTTTTAGATTATACCCAAAGTCCAGAACAAATCGGAAAACCTGTGTTGGAAGATGTCCGTCAGGGAATCTATTCATTGCCGCTTTTATATGCATTAGAAGACGGACGAGACACCCTACTTCCTTATTTGAAAAAAGGTGAAACATTGACTGACTCTGAAACAAATAAAATCTATGAATTAGTTCATTCATTTGGCGGAGTTGAGAAAGCCCAAAAGCTTGCACAAAAATATACGCAGCAAGCTTTAAAAGGTATTCAGAAGCTACCTGAAACTTCCTCTAAAGCTAAGGATGAGCTCTTAGAAATCACACAAGCCATTCTTGCACGAACAAATTAA